The Candidatus Limnocylindrales bacterium genomic interval GGCCACGTAGCTGCCGAACCCCTTCTTCGACTGCACCAGCGTGATCGCCGCCGTCAGCGTGGTCTTGCCGTGGTCGACGTGGCCGATCGTGCCCACGTTGACGTGCGGTTTGGTGCGCTTGAATTGCTCCTTGGCCATTGCCCTTGCTCCTGTGTTCTCTGTGCGGCTTTGGTCAGGCGCCGACGGCCCGCGCCGTCAGCTCCTCCGATACCGAGTTCGGCACCGGCTCGTAGTGATCGAATTGCATCGTGTAGGTGGCGCGTCCCTGCGTGCGCGAGCGCAGCTCGGTGGAATAGCCGAACATGTTCGCCAGCGGCACGTGGGCGGCGACGACCTGCGCGCCGGCGCGTCCGGTCATGCTCTGGATGCGGCCGCGGCGGCTGTTGAGGTCGCCGATGACGTCGCCCATGTACTCTTCGGGCACCACGACCTCGACGGCCATGATGGGCTCGAGCAGCACCGGCGATGCCTTGCGAGCGGCCTCCTTGAACGCCATCGACGAGCAGATCTTGAACGCCATCTCGCTCGAATCGACCTCGTGGTAGGAGCCGTCGTACAGGCGCACCTTGCAGTCGATGACCGGATAGCCGGCCAGCGGCCCCGCCGTCAGCGCGTCCTTGAGGCCCTTTTCCACCGCCGGAATGTACTCGCGGGGGATCGCGCCGCCCTTGATGGCGTCCTCGAACTCGAAGCCCTTGCCCGCAGGCAGCGGCGACAGCTCGATGGCCACTTCGGCGAACTGGCCGCGGCCGCCGCTCTGCTTGGCGTAGCGCAGCTTGTGGTCCACCTGCTTGCGCACCGTCTCGCGGTACGCGACCTGCGGCTTGCCGACGTTGGCGTCGACCTTGAACTCGCGCGTCATGCGATCGACGATGATCTCCAGGTGCAGCTCGCCCATGCCCGAGATCAGCGTCTGGCCGGTCTCGTCGTCGTGGCTGACGCGGAAGCTCGGATCCTCGTGAGCGATCTTCTGGAGGGCGACCGAAACCTTCTCCTGATCGGCCTTGGTCTTGGGCTCGATGGCCACCGAGATCACCGGCTCGGGGAAGGTCATGCTCTCGAGCAGCACCGGGGCCTTGGGATCGCACAGCGTGTCGCCGGTGACCGCGCTCTTCATGCCGACGCAGGCGACGATGTCGCCGGCCAGCACTTCCTCGACGTCCTCGCGCTGGTTGGCGTGCATCTTGAGGAGGCGGCCCACGCGCTCCTTCTTGTCGCGCGTGACGTTGTAGACCTGGTCGCCGACCTTGGCCTGTCCCGAATACACGCGCATGAACACGAGCGTGCCCACGAACGGATCGGTCATGATCTTGAACGCCAGCGCCGAGAACGGCTCGTTGTCGTCGGCCCTGCGCACCAGCTCGTGGTCGGGCCGGCCGGGCTCGATGCCGGTGACCGGCGGGATGTCGTTGGGCGACGGCAGGTAGTCGACGACGCCGTCCAGGAGCGACTGCACGCCCTTGTTCTTGAAGGCGGAGCCGCAGATCACCGGCACCAGCTTCATCTGAATCGTGGCCTTGCGGATCGCGGCCATGAGCTCGTCGGCGCCGACCTCGCGGCCCTCGAGGAACTTCTCGAGGATGGCTTCGTCGGTGTCGGCCACCGCTTCGACCAGCGCTTCGCGCGCGGCCTGGGCGGCGTCCTTCATGTCATCAGGGACCGGATTGCGCAGGACCGTCCAGCCGAGGTCGCGCTCGTCCCAGGTCACCGCCTCCATGCGCAGGAGATCGATGACGCCGGTGAAGTTCTCCTCGGCGCCGATCGGGATCTGCACCGGCACGGCGGGCGCGCGCAGGCGATCGCGGATCTGGCTGACGACGTTGTCGAAGTCCGCACCGACGCGATCCATCTTGTTGATGAACGCCATGCGCGGCACGCGGTAGCGGTCGGCCTGACGCCACACCGTCTCCGACTGCGGCTCCACGCCGCCGACCGCGCAGAAGACGGCAACGGCGCCGTCGAGCACGCGGAGCGAGCGTTCCACTTCGATCGTGAAATCGACGTGGCCGGGCGTGTCGATGATGTTGATGCGGTGATCGCGCCAGGAGCAGGTCGTCGCGGCCGACGTGATCGTGATCCCGCGCTCCTGCTCCTGCTCCATCCAGTCCATCGTGGCCGCGCCGTCATGGACTTCGCCGAGCTTGTGGCTGATGCCCGTGTAGAACAGGACGCGCTCGGTCGTGGTGGTTTTGCCGGCATCGATATGCGCCATGATGCCGATGTTGCGCGTGCGGGCGAGGGATACTTTACGAGCCATGATCTTCAACAGCCGGGGCGGATGCGCCTCTGCAGCTCCTCCGGTTACCAGCGGTAATGGGCGAAGGCCTTGTTGGCCTCGGCCATGCGATGGGTGTCTTCACGCTTCTTGACCGCGCCGCCGCGGTTGTTGGCGGCATCGATCAGTTCGCCGGCGAGCCGATCGCGCATCGTGCGCTCGGGCCGGCTGCGTGCATTGGAAATGAGCCAGCGGA includes:
- a CDS encoding GTP-binding protein encodes the protein MAKEQFKRTKPHVNVGTIGHVDHGKTTLTAAITLVQSKKGFGSYVA
- the fusA gene encoding elongation factor G, translating into MARKVSLARTRNIGIMAHIDAGKTTTTERVLFYTGISHKLGEVHDGAATMDWMEQEQERGITITSAATTCSWRDHRINIIDTPGHVDFTIEVERSLRVLDGAVAVFCAVGGVEPQSETVWRQADRYRVPRMAFINKMDRVGADFDNVVSQIRDRLRAPAVPVQIPIGAEENFTGVIDLLRMEAVTWDERDLGWTVLRNPVPDDMKDAAQAAREALVEAVADTDEAILEKFLEGREVGADELMAAIRKATIQMKLVPVICGSAFKNKGVQSLLDGVVDYLPSPNDIPPVTGIEPGRPDHELVRRADDNEPFSALAFKIMTDPFVGTLVFMRVYSGQAKVGDQVYNVTRDKKERVGRLLKMHANQREDVEEVLAGDIVACVGMKSAVTGDTLCDPKAPVLLESMTFPEPVISVAIEPKTKADQEKVSVALQKIAHEDPSFRVSHDDETGQTLISGMGELHLEIIVDRMTREFKVDANVGKPQVAYRETVRKQVDHKLRYAKQSGGRGQFAEVAIELSPLPAGKGFEFEDAIKGGAIPREYIPAVEKGLKDALTAGPLAGYPVIDCKVRLYDGSYHEVDSSEMAFKICSSMAFKEAARKASPVLLEPIMAVEVVVPEEYMGDVIGDLNSRRGRIQSMTGRAGAQVVAAHVPLANMFGYSTELRSRTQGRATYTMQFDHYEPVPNSVSEELTARAVGA